A single window of Enterobacteriaceae bacterium ESL0689 DNA harbors:
- the pfkB gene encoding 6-phosphofructokinase II codes for MNKIYTLTLAPSLDSSTTTPQIYPEGKLRCSTPVFEPGGGGINVARAIMFLGAQATAIFPVGGATGAYLMTLLSHEQVPVETIKTQDWTRQNLHVQISSSGEQYRFVMPGATLTDDEFRLIEEKILAIPAGSLLVISGSLPPGVSINQLIQLIKNAQQQQIRCIIDSSGEALAATLEIGNIELIKPNQKELSALVQRDLSQPDDVRQAAQALIHSGKVRRVVVSLGPQGALGCDASDCVQVVPPPMKSQSTVGAGDSMVGAMTLRLAEHASLEDMVRFGVAAGSAATINQGTRLCSRENTQKIYAYLCDQ; via the coding sequence ATGAATAAAATTTATACCTTAACACTCGCCCCTTCACTTGATAGTTCAACCACGACACCACAAATCTATCCTGAAGGTAAACTTCGCTGCAGCACGCCGGTTTTTGAGCCGGGTGGTGGTGGTATTAATGTTGCGCGAGCGATCATGTTTCTTGGCGCTCAGGCGACAGCCATTTTTCCGGTGGGGGGCGCTACCGGTGCTTATCTTATGACACTCCTGAGTCATGAACAGGTCCCTGTCGAAACCATCAAAACCCAGGACTGGACACGACAAAATCTGCATGTACAAATCAGTTCCAGCGGCGAGCAATACCGTTTTGTCATGCCCGGAGCGACGTTAACCGATGATGAATTTCGACTGATTGAAGAAAAAATCCTCGCGATCCCCGCCGGTTCGCTGTTAGTGATCAGCGGAAGTCTGCCGCCAGGTGTTAGCATTAACCAGCTGATCCAGCTGATAAAAAATGCCCAGCAGCAGCAGATCCGCTGTATTATTGACAGTTCCGGCGAAGCGCTCGCGGCCACACTTGAGATCGGTAACATTGAACTGATCAAACCTAACCAGAAAGAGTTGAGCGCGCTGGTACAACGTGACCTCAGTCAACCCGATGACGTTCGCCAGGCAGCACAAGCGCTGATTCACTCCGGAAAAGTACGTCGGGTGGTGGTCTCGCTGGGTCCACAAGGCGCGCTGGGTTGTGATGCCAGCGATTGTGTTCAGGTTGTTCCACCGCCGATGAAGTCTCAAAGTACTGTTGGCGCGGGAGACAGCATGGTTGGAGCGATGACACTACGACTGGCAGAACATGCTTCTCTGGAAGATATGGTGCGTTTCGGCGTTGCCGCAGGCAGTGCCGCGACCATCAATCAGGGAACACGCCTGTGCTCACGGGAAAATACGCAAAAAATCTATGCTTATCTATGCGATCAATAA
- a CDS encoding energy transducer TonB, protein MSTMPLDLPRRFPWPALLSVAIHSAVVAGLLYTSVHQVIERPSSSSSAIEITMVAPAERVSPQASQPAVAPEPEPEPEVVPEPPKEAPVVIHNPAPKPKPKPKPKPKPKKQPPEKVEQPKRDIQPAESLIPSPFEKGDAQPAGMPSGSASNTQLVKGKSADSESGGPLALSRSEPVYPSRAQALHIEGDVRVRFMVMADGRVDMGSVQILSAQPANMFEREVKIALRKWRYKPGSPGSITMTIQFRLRGVQMV, encoded by the coding sequence ATGTCTACAATGCCTCTTGATCTACCTCGCCGTTTCCCGTGGCCAGCATTGCTATCTGTGGCGATCCATAGCGCTGTTGTGGCAGGGTTGCTTTATACCTCGGTACATCAGGTGATTGAGCGGCCATCTTCCTCTTCTTCTGCGATTGAGATAACGATGGTGGCGCCCGCTGAGCGGGTGTCGCCACAAGCGTCACAACCGGCTGTAGCGCCAGAGCCTGAACCCGAACCGGAAGTCGTACCAGAGCCGCCGAAAGAAGCGCCTGTTGTTATCCACAATCCGGCACCGAAGCCAAAACCTAAGCCGAAACCGAAACCGAAACCCAAAAAGCAGCCGCCGGAGAAGGTTGAGCAACCTAAGCGGGATATTCAGCCGGCAGAATCGCTGATCCCTTCGCCATTTGAAAAGGGCGATGCACAGCCCGCAGGAATGCCGTCCGGTTCCGCATCGAATACTCAGCTGGTCAAGGGGAAATCAGCCGACAGTGAATCTGGTGGTCCGCTGGCGCTGAGTCGTAGTGAACCCGTCTATCCATCCCGGGCGCAAGCATTGCATATAGAGGGGGATGTCAGAGTTCGATTTATGGTGATGGCCGACGGGCGTGTGGATATGGGCAGTGTGCAAATTCTCTCCGCACAGCCTGCCAATATGTTTGAGCGGGAAGTCAAAATCGCGTTGCGTAAATGGCGATATAAACCCGGCAGTCCGGGAAGTATTACGATGACGATTCAGTTTCGTCTGCGCGGTGTGCAGATGGTTTAA
- the rpmI gene encoding 50S ribosomal protein L35 gives MPKIKTVRGAAKRFKKTGKGGFKHKHANLRHILTKKSTKRKRHLRPKAMVSKGDLGLVIACLPYA, from the coding sequence ATGCCAAAGATTAAGACAGTACGCGGTGCTGCTAAGCGCTTTAAAAAAACCGGTAAAGGTGGTTTTAAGCATAAGCATGCTAACCTGCGTCACATTCTGACTAAAAAGTCGACTAAACGTAAACGTCATCTGCGTCCAAAAGCTATGGTGTCTAAAGGCGACCTGGGCCTGGTTATTGCGTGTCTGCCATACGCATAA
- the cls gene encoding cardiolipin synthase codes for MMTFYMLINGMVILGYWLLIAAVTLRILMKRRSVTSAMAWLLVIYIIPLLGIIAYLSFGELHLGKRRAERARAMWPSTAKWLSELKSCKHIFARDNSPVAKSLFRLCEHRQGIPGLKGNQLQLLTASDDVMQALIEDIQSARHNIEIVFYIWQPGGMADDVANALIAAAQRGIHCRLMLDSAGSVTFFRSPWVSKMRHAGVEVVEALKVNLWRVFLRRMDLRQHRKMIMIDNYIAYTGSMNMVDPRFFKQNAGVGQWVDLMARMEGPVTTAMGIIYSCDWEIETGQHILPPLPDSSIMPFAQANGHTIHTIASGPGYPEDLIHQALLTAVYAASHRLIMTTPYFVPSDDLLHAICTAAERGVDVSIILPRKNDSLLVDWASRSFFTELLAAGVKIYQFEGGLLHTKSVLVDDELSMIGTVNLDMRSLWLNFEITLVIDDSGFGSALKDIQGNYISRSHRLDAHIWGKRPFWQRLVERLFYFFSPFL; via the coding sequence ATGATGACCTTTTATATGCTTATAAATGGGATGGTCATTCTCGGCTACTGGCTACTTATTGCCGCAGTGACATTACGCATATTAATGAAGCGACGCAGTGTCACCTCTGCTATGGCATGGTTATTAGTGATTTATATTATTCCGTTACTGGGAATTATCGCTTATCTCTCTTTTGGTGAATTACATCTTGGCAAACGGCGGGCGGAACGGGCGAGAGCAATGTGGCCCTCCACCGCGAAATGGCTCAGCGAACTGAAATCGTGCAAACATATTTTTGCCCGTGACAACAGCCCGGTCGCTAAATCATTATTCAGACTCTGTGAACATCGTCAGGGTATCCCGGGATTGAAAGGTAATCAACTTCAGTTACTGACTGCCTCCGATGATGTCATGCAGGCGCTGATTGAGGATATTCAGTCAGCCCGCCACAACATCGAAATAGTGTTTTATATCTGGCAACCTGGCGGTATGGCAGATGACGTCGCTAACGCATTGATCGCCGCTGCGCAGCGCGGTATACACTGCCGCCTGATGCTGGATTCAGCCGGTAGCGTGACCTTTTTCCGCAGCCCGTGGGTATCAAAAATGCGTCATGCTGGCGTTGAAGTCGTTGAAGCGCTAAAGGTAAATCTATGGCGTGTTTTTCTGCGTCGCATGGATTTACGTCAGCATCGCAAAATGATTATGATCGATAACTATATTGCTTATACCGGCAGTATGAATATGGTCGATCCTCGTTTTTTCAAACAAAATGCGGGTGTCGGTCAGTGGGTTGATCTAATGGCGCGCATGGAAGGCCCGGTAACGACCGCGATGGGCATCATCTACTCCTGTGACTGGGAAATAGAGACCGGTCAACATATTTTACCGCCGTTGCCGGACAGCAGTATCATGCCTTTTGCACAAGCCAACGGCCATACTATTCATACGATTGCCTCTGGTCCCGGCTACCCGGAAGATCTGATTCATCAGGCGCTGCTTACCGCGGTCTATGCCGCCAGTCATCGTCTGATTATGACCACACCTTATTTCGTCCCCAGCGATGACCTGCTTCATGCCATCTGTACTGCCGCCGAACGTGGTGTCGATGTCAGCATTATTCTTCCCCGTAAAAACGACTCACTGTTGGTCGACTGGGCCAGTCGCTCCTTTTTTACTGAACTACTGGCTGCAGGTGTCAAAATTTATCAATTTGAAGGCGGACTGCTTCATACCAAAAGTGTGCTGGTCGATGACGAATTGAGCATGATTGGTACTGTTAATCTCGATATGCGCAGCCTGTGGCTTAATTTTGAAATCACCCTGGTTATCGACGATAGCGGATTCGGTAGCGCCCTGAAGGATATTCAGGGTAATTATATTTCACGCTCACACAGGCTGGATGCGCATATATGGGGAAAACGCCCTTTCTGGCAGCGACTTGTCGAGCGACTGTTTTACTTCTTTAGTCCATTCCTGTAA
- a CDS encoding HI1450 family dsDNA-mimic protein has protein sequence MDLNNRLTEDETLEQAYDIFLELAADNLEPADIILFNLQFEERGGAELFDPAPDWQDHVDYDLNPDFFAEVVIGLADSDDDDITDIFARILLCRDKAHKLCHILWREK, from the coding sequence ATGGATTTAAATAACCGCCTGACCGAAGATGAAACGCTTGAGCAGGCTTATGATATTTTTCTCGAACTGGCAGCGGATAATCTCGAACCGGCCGATATCATCCTTTTTAATCTTCAGTTTGAAGAGCGCGGTGGCGCTGAATTATTTGATCCGGCCCCGGACTGGCAAGACCATGTTGATTACGATCTCAACCCGGATTTCTTCGCAGAAGTGGTCATCGGACTGGCTGATTCTGACGATGATGATATTACCGATATTTTTGCCCGTATTCTGCTCTGCCGTGATAAAGCACATAAGCTATGCCATATTCTGTGGCGTGAAAAATGA
- a CDS encoding YciI family protein, with product MFYVIYAEDSAHSLEKRLSVRPAHVARLQQLRDEGRLLTSGPLPAIDSNEPGIAGFSGSIIIAEFESLAAAQAWANDDPYFAAGVYQRVSVKPYKKVF from the coding sequence GTGTTTTATGTTATCTACGCTGAAGACAGCGCCCACTCTCTGGAAAAACGCTTATCAGTACGCCCTGCACACGTGGCACGTTTACAACAATTACGTGATGAAGGGCGTTTATTGACCTCAGGTCCCCTGCCTGCAATTGACAGCAATGAACCAGGTATAGCTGGTTTTAGTGGCTCAATAATCATCGCAGAGTTTGAGTCGCTGGCGGCAGCACAAGCGTGGGCGAATGATGACCCTTATTTTGCGGCGGGAGTCTATCAGCGCGTTTCCGTCAAACCCTATAAAAAAGTTTTTTGA
- the thrS gene encoding threonine--tRNA ligase: protein MPVITLPDGSQRHFDHPVSPLDVAQSIGAGLAKATIAGRVNGQLVDACDLIDNDATLTIITAKNDEGLEIIRHSCAHLLGHAIKQLWPDTRMAIGPVIENGFYYDIDLDHTLTQEDIDTLEKRMHELAETNYDVIKKKVSWQEARDTFVQRGESYKVAILDENIARDDRPGLYHHQEYIDMCRGPHVPDMHFCHHFKLMKTAGAYWRGDSNNKMLQRIYGTAWADKKSLNSYLQRLEEAAKRDHRKIGKQLDLYHMQEEAPGMVFWHNDGWTVFRELETFVRSKLKEYQYQEVKGPFMMDRVLWEKTGHWDNYKDAMFTTASENREYCIKPMNCPGHVQIFNQGLKSYRDLPLRMAEFGSCHRNEPSGALHGLMRVRGFTQDDAHIFCTEEQVRSEVNACIRMVYDMYSTFGFEKIVVKLSTRPEKRIGSDEIWDRAEADLAAALEENNISFEYQPGEGAFYGPKIEFTLYDCLNRAWQCGTVQLDFSLPSRLNASYIGENNERQIPVMIHRAILGSMERFIGILTEEFAGSFPTWLAPVQVVIMNITDAQSEYVNELTQQFQNAGIRVKADLRNEKIGFKIREHTLRHVPYMLVCGDKEVEAGKVAVRTRRGKDLGSLDVNEVLEKLQQEIRSRSLQQLEE, encoded by the coding sequence ATGCCCGTAATTACGCTTCCTGATGGCAGTCAGCGCCATTTTGATCACCCCGTTAGCCCACTGGATGTCGCGCAGAGTATCGGCGCAGGGCTGGCAAAAGCCACTATCGCTGGACGAGTCAATGGTCAACTGGTTGATGCCTGTGATCTTATCGACAACGATGCCACACTGACTATTATCACGGCTAAAAATGATGAAGGTCTGGAAATTATTCGTCACTCTTGCGCACACCTGCTAGGTCATGCCATTAAACAACTGTGGCCAGATACCCGAATGGCGATTGGCCCGGTTATTGAGAATGGTTTTTATTACGATATCGATCTCGATCATACGCTGACTCAGGAAGATATCGACACGCTTGAAAAACGGATGCATGAACTTGCTGAGACTAATTATGATGTCATCAAAAAGAAAGTCAGCTGGCAAGAAGCGCGGGATACCTTTGTGCAACGTGGTGAAAGCTATAAAGTCGCTATCCTTGATGAAAATATTGCTCGTGATGATCGACCCGGTTTATATCATCATCAGGAATATATTGACATGTGCCGTGGGCCGCATGTGCCTGATATGCATTTCTGCCATCATTTTAAGCTGATGAAAACGGCGGGTGCCTACTGGCGTGGCGATAGTAATAACAAAATGTTACAACGTATTTATGGTACGGCATGGGCAGATAAAAAGTCGCTTAATAGCTATCTGCAGCGGCTGGAGGAAGCCGCCAAGCGTGATCACCGCAAAATTGGCAAACAGCTTGATCTATATCATATGCAGGAAGAAGCGCCCGGGATGGTGTTCTGGCATAACGATGGCTGGACGGTTTTCCGTGAACTGGAAACCTTTGTGCGTTCTAAACTCAAAGAGTATCAGTATCAGGAAGTTAAAGGTCCATTTATGATGGATCGCGTCTTGTGGGAGAAGACCGGTCATTGGGATAACTACAAAGATGCGATGTTCACCACCGCTTCTGAAAATCGTGAATATTGTATCAAACCGATGAATTGCCCGGGTCATGTACAGATTTTTAACCAGGGGCTGAAATCCTATCGGGATCTGCCTTTGCGGATGGCGGAATTCGGGAGCTGCCATCGTAATGAGCCGTCAGGTGCGTTGCATGGTTTGATGCGTGTTCGTGGTTTTACCCAAGATGATGCCCATATCTTCTGTACGGAAGAGCAGGTGCGTAGTGAAGTTAACGCCTGTATTCGTATGGTCTATGATATGTATAGTACTTTTGGTTTTGAAAAAATTGTTGTCAAACTCTCCACGCGCCCGGAAAAACGGATCGGTAGTGATGAGATTTGGGATCGTGCTGAGGCAGATTTGGCTGCCGCACTGGAGGAAAATAATATTTCCTTTGAGTATCAACCGGGTGAAGGAGCATTTTATGGTCCCAAAATTGAGTTTACCCTATATGATTGCCTCAACCGGGCATGGCAGTGTGGTACGGTTCAACTGGATTTTTCGTTGCCATCTCGTCTGAACGCTTCTTATATTGGTGAAAATAATGAACGTCAGATACCGGTTATGATTCATCGTGCCATTCTGGGATCGATGGAGCGCTTCATTGGTATTCTGACGGAAGAGTTTGCGGGATCTTTCCCGACCTGGCTGGCACCTGTACAAGTGGTGATCATGAATATTACCGACGCTCAGTCTGAATATGTCAATGAATTAACTCAGCAATTCCAAAATGCGGGTATTCGCGTAAAAGCAGACTTGAGAAATGAGAAGATTGGCTTTAAAATTCGCGAGCACACTTTACGTCATGTTCCCTATATGCTGGTTTGTGGCGACAAAGAAGTTGAGGCTGGCAAGGTGGCTGTACGTACCCGTCGTGGTAAAGATCTCGGCAGCCTGGACGTAAATGAAGTGCTCGAAAAGCTGCAACAAGAAATTCGCAGCCGCAGTCTTCAACAACTGGAGGAATAA
- the infC gene encoding translation initiation factor IF-3, which yields MKGGKRVQTARPNRINGEIRAQEVRLTGLDGEQLGIVSLRDALEKAEEAGVDLVEISPNAEPPVCRIMDYGKFLYEKSKSSKEQKKKQKVIQVKEIKFRPGTDEGDYQVKLRSLVRFLEEGDKAKITLRFRGREMAHQQIGIEMLNRIRDDLSELAVVESFPVKIEGRQMIMVLAPKKKQ from the coding sequence ATTAAAGGCGGAAAAAGAGTTCAAACGGCGCGTCCAAATCGTATTAATGGCGAAATTCGCGCGCAGGAAGTTCGCTTGACAGGTCTGGATGGCGAGCAGCTTGGTATTGTGAGTCTAAGAGATGCTCTGGAAAAAGCTGAAGAAGCGGGAGTAGACTTAGTCGAAATCAGCCCTAACGCCGAGCCGCCAGTTTGCCGAATTATGGATTATGGCAAGTTCCTCTATGAAAAGAGCAAATCTTCTAAGGAACAGAAGAAAAAGCAAAAAGTTATTCAGGTTAAGGAAATTAAATTCCGGCCTGGTACTGATGAAGGCGACTATCAGGTAAAACTCCGCAGCCTGGTTCGTTTTCTGGAAGAGGGTGATAAAGCCAAGATCACACTACGATTCCGTGGTCGTGAGATGGCGCATCAACAGATTGGCATAGAAATGCTTAATCGCATTCGTGACGATTTGAGTGAATTGGCGGTGGTCGAATCCTTTCCGGTGAAGATCGAAGGCCGCCAGATGATCATGGTGCTCGCCCCTAAGAAGAAACAGTAA
- the rplT gene encoding 50S ribosomal protein L20 yields MARVKRGVVARARHKKILKQAKGYYGARSRVYRVAFQAVIKAGQYAYRDRRQRKRQFRQLWIARINAAARQNGVSYSKFINGLKKASIEIDRKILADIAVFDKVAFTALVEKAKAALA; encoded by the coding sequence ATGGCTCGCGTAAAACGTGGTGTGGTTGCCCGTGCACGTCATAAGAAAATTTTGAAACAAGCCAAAGGCTACTACGGTGCGCGTTCTCGTGTTTACCGCGTTGCTTTTCAGGCAGTTATCAAAGCCGGTCAATACGCTTATCGTGACCGTCGTCAGAGAAAACGTCAATTCCGTCAATTATGGATTGCGCGTATCAACGCCGCAGCACGGCAGAATGGTGTCTCTTACAGTAAATTTATCAATGGCCTGAAAAAGGCTTCCATTGAAATTGACCGTAAGATCCTGGCTGATATCGCTGTATTTGACAAAGTTGCATTTACTGCACTGGTCGAAAAAGCGAAAGCTGCGCTGGCATAA
- the pheS gene encoding phenylalanine--tRNA ligase subunit alpha → MSNLADLVASAKAAINKASDVAMLDDVRVEYLGKKGQLTLQMTTLRELPAEERPAAGAVINAAKEQVQQALNIRKNALETAALNARLAAETIDISLPGRRIENGGLHPVNRTIERIENFFGELGFSVVTGPEIEDDYHNFDALNIPRHHPARADHDTFWFDATRLLRTQTSGVQIRTMENQKPPIRIIAPGRVYRNDYDQTHTPMFHQMEGLIIDTNINFTNLKGTLHDFLVNFFEEDLQIRFRPSYFPFTEPSAEVDVMGKNGKWLEVLGCGMVHPNVLRNVGIDPEIYSGFAFGMGMERLTMLRYGVNDLRAFFENDLRFLKQFK, encoded by the coding sequence ATGTCAAATCTCGCAGATCTGGTTGCCAGTGCCAAAGCAGCCATTAATAAGGCATCAGATGTTGCCATGCTGGATGATGTTCGCGTGGAATATCTGGGTAAAAAGGGACAATTAACCCTACAGATGACAACGTTACGTGAATTGCCAGCCGAAGAACGTCCGGCCGCAGGCGCCGTTATCAATGCCGCGAAAGAACAGGTTCAGCAGGCATTGAATATACGGAAAAACGCTCTCGAAACGGCCGCATTAAATGCACGACTGGCTGCCGAGACGATTGATATCTCTTTGCCTGGACGGCGAATTGAGAACGGTGGCCTCCACCCCGTGAACCGTACTATTGAGCGAATTGAAAATTTCTTCGGTGAACTTGGCTTTAGTGTCGTCACCGGGCCGGAAATTGAAGATGATTATCATAATTTTGACGCATTAAATATTCCACGTCATCACCCGGCACGGGCTGATCATGATACTTTTTGGTTTGATGCTACCCGTCTGCTACGCACTCAGACTTCCGGTGTGCAGATACGGACGATGGAGAATCAAAAGCCGCCCATTCGTATTATTGCGCCAGGAAGGGTTTATCGTAATGACTATGATCAGACCCACACGCCGATGTTCCATCAGATGGAAGGTCTTATTATTGATACCAATATCAATTTTACTAATCTGAAAGGAACGCTACACGACTTCCTGGTTAATTTTTTTGAAGAAGATTTGCAGATCCGTTTTCGTCCCTCTTATTTTCCGTTTACCGAACCATCAGCAGAAGTTGACGTCATGGGTAAAAATGGTAAATGGCTGGAGGTGCTTGGTTGTGGCATGGTTCACCCGAATGTCTTGCGCAATGTTGGTATTGATCCGGAAATCTATTCTGGCTTTGCTTTCGGGATGGGAATGGAGCGTCTGACAATGTTGCGCTATGGCGTGAATGATTTACGTGCGTTCTTCGAAAATGATTTGCGTTTCCTCAAACAGTTTAAATAA
- a CDS encoding DUF481 domain-containing protein, with product MNFLKTAPGVVLLTAGLVVSAYVLADDSVFTTMDDPSTAKKDFEGSVNAGYLAQSGNTKSSSLTADTTLTWYGDITAWSLWGNASNTSSDNHRSSEKYSVGGRNRYNLADNNYLFGQANWLSDRYNGYQQRDYLTAGYGRQIMNGPIHSLRLEFGPGIRYDEYINNEGHNTQALGYGSGTWVWQMTDNTKFIQGVSVLAAEDTTLNSESALHVALNEHFSLRVAYNLTWNSEPPAAASSHTDRRTTMSLGYKM from the coding sequence ATGAATTTTCTAAAGACAGCACCTGGAGTAGTATTGCTGACGGCAGGGCTTGTTGTGTCAGCGTATGTCCTGGCCGATGATTCTGTGTTTACTACTATGGATGACCCTTCGACGGCTAAAAAAGATTTTGAGGGCAGTGTTAATGCTGGTTATCTGGCACAGTCGGGAAATACGAAAAGTTCTTCATTAACTGCGGATACTACGCTGACCTGGTATGGTGATATAACCGCGTGGTCATTGTGGGGTAATGCCAGTAACACATCGTCTGATAACCATCGTTCTTCAGAGAAATACAGCGTGGGTGGCCGTAATCGTTATAATCTGGCCGATAACAATTATCTGTTTGGTCAGGCAAACTGGTTATCTGATCGCTATAACGGTTATCAGCAGCGTGATTACCTGACGGCGGGTTATGGTCGCCAGATTATGAATGGTCCGATTCATAGTCTGCGTCTGGAATTCGGTCCTGGGATACGTTATGACGAATATATTAATAATGAAGGTCATAATACTCAGGCACTGGGTTATGGTTCGGGAACCTGGGTATGGCAGATGACCGATAATACCAAATTCATTCAGGGGGTTTCAGTACTGGCCGCAGAAGATACAACGCTGAATTCAGAAAGCGCACTGCATGTTGCGCTGAATGAGCATTTTTCTCTGCGTGTGGCTTATAACCTGACCTGGAACTCTGAACCGCCGGCTGCTGCGTCCAGCCATACGGATCGCCGTACTACCATGTCACTGGGTTATAAGATGTAA
- a CDS encoding YciY family protein: MKHSRTEVSRWRMLRQISRRRSRWLEAQSRRNIRLLTIRKILIKC, from the coding sequence ATGAAGCATAGCAGAACCGAAGTTAGCCGCTGGCGCATGTTAAGACAGATAAGCCGCCGTCGATCCCGCTGGCTGGAGGCGCAGTCGCGTCGTAACATACGGCTCCTCACCATCAGAAAAATACTGATAAAATGCTAA